A single window of Nocardia higoensis DNA harbors:
- a CDS encoding 4-hydroxy-3-methylbut-2-enyl diphosphate reductase, which translates to MSSAIPLNVGIARSAGTGTIDAEGAKRVLLAEPRGYCAGVDRAVETVEKALDKHGAPLYVRKEIVHNRHVVETLRERGVIFVDETDEVPEGSVLVFSAHGVSPAVHEAAATRNLHTIDATCPLVTKVHQEAKRFARDDFDILLIGHEGHEEVEGTAGEAPDHVQLVDGPDAVDRVRVRDENKVIWLSQTTLSVDETMETVQRLRERFPLLQDPPSDDICYATQNRQVAVKAMAPECDLVIVVGSRNSSNSVRLVEVALNAGARAAYLVDYAREVDPAWLDGVRTVGITSGASVPEILVRGVLDMLAEHGFGDVQSVTTANETLVFALPRELRAARS; encoded by the coding sequence ATGTCTTCGGCCATCCCCTTGAACGTCGGTATCGCGCGCTCCGCGGGTACCGGGACGATCGACGCCGAGGGCGCCAAGCGCGTCCTGCTGGCCGAGCCGCGCGGCTACTGCGCCGGCGTGGACCGGGCGGTGGAAACGGTGGAGAAGGCGCTCGACAAGCACGGCGCCCCCCTGTACGTGCGCAAGGAGATCGTGCACAACCGGCACGTGGTGGAGACACTGCGCGAGCGCGGCGTGATCTTCGTCGACGAGACCGACGAGGTGCCCGAAGGTTCGGTGCTGGTGTTCTCCGCGCACGGCGTCTCGCCCGCGGTGCACGAAGCCGCCGCGACCCGCAATCTGCACACCATCGACGCGACCTGTCCGCTGGTCACCAAGGTGCACCAGGAAGCCAAGCGCTTCGCCCGTGACGACTTCGACATCCTGCTCATCGGCCACGAGGGCCACGAGGAGGTCGAGGGCACCGCGGGCGAGGCACCCGACCACGTGCAGCTCGTCGACGGTCCCGACGCGGTGGACCGGGTGCGGGTGCGTGACGAGAACAAGGTCATCTGGCTGTCGCAGACCACGCTCAGCGTCGACGAGACGATGGAGACCGTGCAGCGGCTGCGCGAGCGTTTCCCTTTGTTGCAGGATCCGCCCAGCGACGACATCTGCTACGCCACCCAGAACCGCCAGGTGGCGGTGAAGGCGATGGCACCGGAATGCGATCTGGTGATCGTGGTCGGTTCCCGCAATTCCTCGAACTCGGTGCGCCTGGTCGAGGTCGCGCTCAACGCGGGTGCGCGGGCCGCGTACCTGGTCGACTACGCCCGCGAGGTCGATCCGGCTTGGCTCGACGGCGTGCGCACGGTCGGCATCACCTCGGGTGCCTCGGTCCCGGAGATCCTGGTGCGCGGCGTGCTCGACATGCTCGCCGAGCACGGCTTCGGTGACGTGCAGTCGGTCACCACGGCCAACGAGACCCTGGTGTTCGCCCTGCCGCGGGAATTGCGCGCCGCGCGTAGCTGA
- the xseA gene encoding exodeoxyribonuclease VII large subunit: MTQDGSANAPANSAEHPWPVRTVSVKVMQWIDRLGSIWVEGQITQINLRPGARTAFLVLRDPSADMSLQLTCDSDLIRRAAAPLREGSRVVVHGKLVFFPARGSISLRVVEIRQVGVGELLARIERLKALLAAEGLFDERLKRPIPFLPRMIGLITGRGGAAEHDVLTVAAQRWPAVRFEVRNTAVQGPTAVPQILSALSELDRHPGVDVIVLARGGGSVEDLLPFSDEALCRAIVAATTPIVSAIGHEPDNPLSDYVADLRAATPTDAAKRVVPDAGAELALVRELRARSAAALRGWVERESRALAQLRSRPVLADPVREIDRRASEIERARADARRCVEHLLAVESTATRHLREKLTAVGPASTLARGYAVVQRVQGRERHVVRSIEDAPTGSQLRIRVADGAVTAAALGTTALGTTAPGTTAVSGTAASGSTATTGRNRPADDTGGN, encoded by the coding sequence ATGACACAGGACGGTTCGGCGAACGCGCCCGCCAACTCCGCCGAGCACCCGTGGCCCGTGCGCACGGTGTCGGTCAAGGTGATGCAGTGGATCGACCGGCTCGGCAGCATCTGGGTCGAGGGGCAGATCACCCAGATCAACCTGCGCCCCGGCGCCCGCACCGCGTTCCTCGTCCTGCGCGATCCCTCCGCCGACATGTCCCTGCAGCTCACCTGCGACTCGGATCTGATCCGGCGGGCGGCGGCGCCGCTGCGGGAAGGCAGTCGCGTCGTCGTGCACGGCAAGCTGGTGTTCTTCCCCGCTCGCGGCAGCATCTCGTTGCGGGTCGTGGAGATCCGTCAGGTCGGCGTCGGTGAACTGCTGGCCAGGATCGAACGGCTCAAGGCGCTGCTGGCCGCCGAGGGCTTGTTCGACGAACGGCTCAAGCGGCCGATCCCGTTCCTGCCCAGGATGATCGGCCTGATCACCGGCCGGGGCGGGGCCGCCGAACACGATGTGCTGACGGTGGCCGCGCAGCGCTGGCCCGCGGTGCGTTTCGAGGTCCGCAACACCGCGGTGCAGGGTCCGACCGCGGTGCCGCAGATCCTCTCGGCACTGAGCGAACTCGATCGCCACCCCGGGGTGGATGTGATCGTGCTGGCGCGTGGCGGCGGCAGTGTGGAGGATCTGCTGCCGTTCTCCGACGAGGCGCTGTGCCGGGCCATCGTCGCCGCGACCACCCCGATCGTCAGCGCGATCGGGCACGAGCCCGACAACCCGCTCTCGGACTACGTCGCCGACCTGCGCGCCGCGACGCCGACCGACGCCGCCAAGCGCGTGGTTCCCGACGCGGGCGCCGAGCTCGCGCTGGTGCGGGAGTTGCGCGCCCGCTCCGCCGCGGCGCTGCGCGGCTGGGTCGAGCGTGAGTCCAGGGCGCTGGCCCAGCTGCGCTCACGGCCGGTGCTCGCCGACCCGGTGCGTGAGATCGACCGGCGCGCGAGCGAGATCGAACGCGCCCGCGCCGACGCCCGCCGCTGCGTCGAGCATCTGCTCGCGGTCGAGTCCACGGCCACACGTCATCTGCGGGAGAAGCTCACGGCCGTGGGTCCGGCCTCCACATTGGCGCGTGGTTACGCTGTCGTGCAGCGGGTCCAAGGCCGCGAACGGCACGTCGTCCGCTCGATCGAGGACGCGCCCACGGGCAGCCAGCTGCGCATCCGGGTCGCCGACGGTGCGGTCACGGCGGCTGCACTGGGCACCACAGCACTGGGCACCACAGCACCGGGCACCACAGCGGTATCGGGCACGGCGGCATCGGGCTCGACCGCGACCACCGGCCGGAATCGTCCGGCCGACGACACAGGAGGGAACTGA
- a CDS encoding exodeoxyribonuclease VII small subunit → MADSDKDELAEIAGFGYERARDELVNVVKMLEQGGMDLDESLALWERGEALADRCEEHLAGARRRVEDALAGTGTDES, encoded by the coding sequence TTGGCCGACTCGGACAAGGACGAGCTGGCCGAGATCGCCGGCTTCGGCTACGAACGCGCGCGCGACGAGCTGGTGAACGTCGTGAAGATGCTCGAGCAGGGCGGCATGGATCTGGACGAATCGCTGGCGCTGTGGGAGCGCGGCGAAGCACTGGCCGATCGTTGCGAGGAACACCTGGCCGGGGCACGGCGTCGGGTCGAGGACGCGCTCGCGGGCACGGGCACCGACGAGTCCTGA
- a CDS encoding AAA family ATPase, whose amino-acid sequence MRLHRLEMTAFGPFAAPTAVDFDSLGADGLFLLHGQTGAGKTTVLDAIAFALYGRVPGARGESKRLHSDHAPADTPPRVVLEATLGGRRLRLTRSPEFERPKRRGTGMRTEQPKATLEWLDGRGENLSRIPDIGEEVVRLLGMSADQFFQVVLLPQGDFARFLRAENEDREKLLEKLFDTHRFGLAEQWLAERRRASRAALGESEQGIERLIAQIRGAAGLTVTETATVEDSVDWSQRLLSQARADLATATAEAAALEQECARLRERADEVRALDESRRRMTAARDQLARYDATAEQRRAAQAELDTARRAQPVIEAIDEAREKVVTARTLEKAAHRSADRLAAALAVPEAADLRLDLPATVLSETSSGLSSAASPGARGGGNSGGSDGSGADGRGGEPESGSVPADSPRLREDADLDAAVRAWSAQAGALDAVRVDATAAAELSGELAELRAEDAKLARREDELTHRHRELPAAITAAEHQLREASAAKAALPALVSECERLHTAASAAADLARRRIDLDATRVEFESARATHNDARDLVLTLRERRLAGMAAELAGALVLGLPCAVCGSTAHPAPAESTVDAVSVDAEEAAAEAERVAEQRRDLIGVRVAELEREIEGLLARGGDADPVELAANLRSAIGRHEDTADTASTFDAADATLTRLREEQSSVQDGLRAAQVRRGEIGARIRAAESRLAEADARLREAAGADSSFQDRRARLDALVDAAAELARARSAVVSACEQVALVAERVQNRAAAAGFAPESPLPDDADAVARLSAYAQVVKAAARTPQRQSEIESELVTADRLRASAEAVLAEPEIRAAAEAEPGDLAAVQRAVEEARQRANAAIAARAEASRRVHSLEELGAQLWSEAERLVPRRRAHDELDRLADVVAGRGENNRSMSLRSYVLAARLEEVAISGSVRLRRMSGGRYEFVHTDKAGPRGRRGGLGLDIRDDYTGAIRPAKTLSGGETFMASLALALGLADTVAAEAGGVVLDTLFIDEGFGSLDSDTLDAVMGVLDELRAGGRVVGIVSHVDEMRQRIPSRLHVVRGRDGSTLHATVA is encoded by the coding sequence GTGAGACTGCACCGGCTGGAGATGACGGCGTTCGGCCCGTTCGCCGCCCCGACGGCGGTCGATTTCGACAGCCTCGGCGCCGACGGCCTGTTCCTGCTGCACGGGCAGACCGGGGCGGGCAAGACCACCGTGCTCGACGCCATCGCCTTCGCCCTCTACGGTCGCGTTCCCGGCGCGCGCGGTGAGAGCAAACGCCTGCACTCCGACCACGCTCCCGCCGACACGCCGCCGCGGGTCGTGCTGGAGGCGACGCTGGGCGGACGACGGCTGCGGCTGACCCGCTCGCCGGAATTCGAGCGCCCCAAACGGCGCGGCACCGGCATGCGCACAGAACAGCCGAAGGCCACGCTGGAATGGCTCGACGGTCGCGGTGAGAACCTTTCGCGCATTCCCGACATCGGAGAGGAGGTCGTGCGCCTGCTCGGCATGAGTGCCGACCAGTTCTTCCAGGTGGTCCTGCTGCCGCAGGGCGATTTCGCGCGTTTCCTGCGCGCCGAGAACGAAGACCGCGAGAAACTGCTGGAAAAGCTGTTCGACACCCACCGATTCGGCCTCGCCGAACAGTGGCTGGCCGAGCGCCGTCGCGCCTCCCGCGCCGCGCTCGGCGAGTCCGAGCAGGGCATCGAACGGCTGATAGCTCAGATCAGGGGCGCGGCAGGCCTGACCGTCACCGAGACCGCGACGGTCGAGGACTCGGTGGACTGGTCGCAGCGACTGCTGTCGCAGGCCCGCGCCGATCTCGCCACGGCGACCGCGGAAGCCGCAGCGCTCGAACAGGAATGCGCCCGGCTGCGCGAACGGGCCGACGAGGTCCGTGCCCTCGACGAGTCGCGCAGGCGGATGACGGCGGCACGCGACCAACTCGCCCGATACGACGCGACCGCCGAGCAGCGTCGGGCCGCGCAGGCCGAACTCGACACCGCCCGCCGCGCGCAGCCGGTCATCGAAGCCATCGACGAAGCGCGCGAGAAGGTGGTGACCGCGCGCACGCTCGAGAAAGCGGCTCATCGATCCGCTGACCGCCTGGCCGCGGCGCTCGCCGTCCCCGAGGCCGCCGACTTGCGGCTCGACCTGCCGGCGACGGTGCTGTCCGAGACCTCCTCGGGACTGTCCTCGGCGGCGTCGCCCGGTGCTCGTGGCGGTGGGAACAGTGGAGGCAGTGATGGATCCGGTGCCGACGGTCGGGGCGGCGAACCGGAGAGTGGATCGGTCCCGGCGGATTCGCCGCGCCTGCGAGAAGACGCCGATCTGGACGCCGCGGTGCGGGCGTGGAGCGCGCAGGCCGGCGCGCTCGACGCCGTGCGCGTCGACGCGACCGCCGCTGCCGAATTGTCCGGGGAACTGGCCGAATTGCGCGCCGAGGACGCGAAGCTGGCCCGCCGCGAGGACGAGCTGACCCACCGCCACCGCGAACTGCCTGCGGCGATCACCGCCGCCGAACACCAGCTGCGGGAAGCGAGCGCGGCCAAGGCCGCGTTGCCCGCGCTGGTCTCGGAATGCGAACGCCTGCACACCGCGGCGAGCGCGGCCGCCGACCTGGCGCGCCGTCGTATCGATCTGGACGCGACCCGCGTCGAGTTCGAGTCCGCCCGTGCCACCCACAACGACGCCCGCGACCTGGTGCTCACCTTGCGAGAACGCAGACTGGCCGGGATGGCCGCCGAGCTCGCCGGTGCGCTCGTCCTCGGCCTGCCGTGCGCGGTCTGCGGTTCGACCGCCCATCCCGCGCCCGCGGAAAGCACCGTGGACGCGGTGTCGGTGGATGCCGAGGAAGCGGCGGCCGAAGCCGAACGCGTGGCCGAACAGCGGCGCGATCTGATCGGTGTCCGCGTCGCGGAGCTGGAGCGGGAGATCGAAGGTCTGCTGGCCCGGGGCGGCGACGCCGATCCCGTCGAGCTGGCGGCGAACCTGCGCTCGGCGATCGGACGTCACGAGGACACCGCCGACACCGCGAGCACCTTCGACGCGGCGGACGCGACGCTCACCCGCTTGCGCGAGGAGCAGTCCAGCGTGCAGGACGGGTTGCGCGCCGCGCAGGTGCGCCGCGGCGAGATCGGCGCCCGCATCCGCGCTGCCGAGAGTCGTCTGGCCGAGGCCGATGCGCGCCTGCGCGAGGCCGCGGGCGCGGACAGCAGCTTCCAGGATCGCCGCGCGCGTCTGGACGCCCTCGTCGACGCCGCCGCCGAGCTCGCCCGGGCGCGGTCGGCGGTCGTCAGCGCGTGTGAACAGGTCGCCCTCGTCGCCGAGCGCGTCCAGAACCGCGCCGCCGCGGCCGGTTTCGCACCGGAGTCGCCGCTGCCCGACGATGCCGATGCCGTCGCTCGGCTGAGCGCCTACGCCCAGGTGGTCAAAGCGGCCGCGCGGACCCCGCAGCGCCAGAGCGAGATCGAGTCCGAACTCGTGACCGCCGACCGTCTGCGCGCCTCCGCCGAGGCCGTTCTGGCCGAACCCGAGATCCGAGCGGCCGCCGAAGCCGAACCGGGTGACCTGGCGGCGGTGCAGCGAGCGGTCGAGGAAGCTCGGCAACGCGCGAACGCGGCGATCGCCGCCCGCGCCGAAGCGAGCCGCCGTGTGCACTCGCTCGAGGAACTGGGCGCCCAGCTGTGGAGCGAGGCCGAGCGCCTGGTTCCGCGCAGACGCGCCCACGACGAACTCGATCGCCTCGCCGACGTCGTCGCCGGTCGCGGCGAGAACAACCGCAGCATGTCCCTGCGCTCCTATGTGCTCGCCGCCCGGCTGGAAGAGGTCGCGATCTCCGGATCGGTCCGCCTGCGCCGGATGTCGGGCGGGCGCTACGAATTCGTCCACACCGACAAGGCGGGCCCGCGCGGCAGGCGCGGCGGCCTCGGCCTCGACATCCGCGACGACTACACCGGCGCCATCCGCCCGGCCAAGACCCTCTCCGGCGGTGAGACCTTCATGGCTTCCCTCGCGCTGGCGCTCGGCCTGGCCGACACCGTCGCCGCCGAAGCCGGCGGAGTCGTGCTCGACACCCTGTTCATCGACGAAGGGTTCGGCAGCCTCGACTCCGACACCCTGGACGCCGTCATGGGGGTCCTCGACGAACTCCGGGCGGGCGGCCGGGTCGTCGGCATCGTCAGCCACGTCGACGAGATGCGCCAGCGCATCCCCAGCCGCCTGCACGTCGTCCGAGGTCGCGACGGGTCGACCCTGCACGCTACGGTCGCCTGA
- a CDS encoding DUF6542 domain-containing protein, with the protein MAASQRVRSRVPALQRSILPTVPGVPAWSAVLVAIGCTLLGFLLDASGDNTELTATFSTLYVVGCVAAALAVRMRGLFTTMVLPPLLLFFAVPLAYRQLSGGGSGLKDILLNLAIPLVNRFPTMMIATVLVWAIGAYRTVAYRKETGRGTADRGAASRAGTKRGAAKRGGTKHGDAKRGDAERGDAKRGQAERPAGRSRGTDKRPLRAQDEPGGKPAGRRKVKPPRSQSVEDMVTDKYEAPQLGRRPSKEVADTPPRVGGRPPREGRPTARSTAARATAARAEPEPTRGRTRGATPPHPQANVRYRDRDAGRPRRKPESL; encoded by the coding sequence GTGGCTGCTTCCCAACGTGTGCGATCCCGGGTGCCCGCGCTGCAACGATCGATCCTGCCGACGGTGCCTGGCGTACCCGCGTGGTCTGCTGTCCTCGTCGCGATCGGCTGCACGCTCCTGGGCTTCCTGCTCGACGCGAGCGGCGACAACACCGAGCTCACCGCAACGTTCTCCACGCTGTATGTCGTCGGTTGCGTCGCCGCCGCCCTCGCGGTGCGGATGCGCGGACTGTTCACCACCATGGTGCTGCCCCCGCTGTTGTTGTTCTTCGCGGTGCCGCTGGCCTACCGCCAGCTCAGCGGCGGCGGCAGCGGACTCAAGGACATCCTGCTCAATCTCGCGATCCCGCTGGTGAACCGGTTTCCGACGATGATGATCGCCACGGTGCTCGTCTGGGCCATCGGCGCGTACCGGACCGTCGCCTACCGCAAGGAGACCGGGCGCGGTACCGCCGACCGCGGTGCGGCGAGCCGTGCGGGCACGAAGCGCGGTGCCGCCAAACGCGGTGGCACGAAACACGGTGACGCCAAACGCGGGGACGCCGAACGCGGTGACGCCAAGCGCGGCCAGGCCGAGCGACCGGCCGGACGGAGCAGGGGCACGGACAAGCGGCCGTTGCGCGCCCAGGACGAGCCGGGAGGCAAGCCCGCGGGCCGGAGGAAGGTCAAGCCGCCCAGGTCGCAGAGCGTCGAGGACATGGTCACCGACAAGTACGAGGCGCCTCAGCTCGGGCGCAGGCCGTCGAAGGAGGTCGCCGACACCCCGCCTCGGGTGGGCGGCAGGCCGCCGCGCGAAGGACGGCCGACCGCACGCAGCACCGCGGCGAGGGCGACCGCGGCGCGCGCGGAACCCGAACCGACGCGCGGACGCACGCGCGGGGCCACCCCGCCGCACCCACAGGCCAATGTGCGCTATCGCGATCGTGACGCGGGGCGCCCGCGACGCAAACCGGAAAGCCTCTGA
- a CDS encoding DUF4245 domain-containing protein — MSYQKPRILHNYKDLLFSLLPLVLIVVVFAGLASQCSFAAQGPTPGQIPTFDAATALESDARTLPFPIRDPEVPDSWTPNSGSRDTIVGAGGGQVSTVGYITEAGTYMRMTQSNATEQALSRFVLGSRYAGGVEQISGQKWVVYAEPTEETAWIADFGDVRVLITGAGNASAFTTLAQAVTAAQPLAS; from the coding sequence GTGTCGTACCAGAAGCCACGCATCCTGCACAACTACAAGGACCTGCTGTTTTCGCTGCTCCCGTTGGTGCTGATCGTCGTGGTCTTCGCGGGTCTGGCAAGCCAATGCAGCTTCGCGGCGCAGGGGCCGACCCCGGGGCAGATTCCGACGTTCGACGCCGCGACCGCGCTGGAGTCCGACGCCCGGACGCTGCCGTTCCCGATTCGCGATCCGGAAGTACCCGATTCGTGGACCCCCAACTCCGGCTCCCGCGACACCATCGTGGGTGCGGGCGGCGGTCAGGTGAGCACGGTCGGCTACATCACCGAGGCGGGCACCTACATGCGGATGACGCAGTCGAACGCCACCGAGCAGGCGCTGTCGAGGTTCGTGCTCGGCTCTCGCTACGCCGGCGGCGTCGAGCAGATCAGCGGCCAGAAGTGGGTCGTCTACGCCGAGCCGACCGAGGAGACCGCCTGGATCGCCGATTTCGGCGACGTCAGGGTGCTCATCACCGGCGCGGGCAACGCCTCCGCGTTCACGACCCTCGCCCAGGCCGTCACCGCGGCCCAGCCGCTCGCGAGCTGA
- a CDS encoding exonuclease SbcCD subunit D — translation MRVLHTSDWHVGRTFHGVDLLVDQARALSAIAELVAEESVDVVVVPGDIYDRSIPSADAIMVCTRGLEAVAAAGAKIVATSGNHDSPARLGAGASFAAAGGLYLRTRVADADQPVILSDEHGDVAFYGIPYLEPEVVRAELGVPRARSHAEVVDVVMDRIRADLANRPGTRSLLLAHAFVVGGAATGSERSISVGGVETVALSAFDGVDYVALGHLHSPQTLSESVRYSGSPLPYSFGESSHRKAVWIVDLDASGLTEVRRRDLPTVRGLSRLTGTVEELLSDPTYEDVGDHYVSATLTDRARPLDAMRRLRTRFPHAVHVEWNRPDAEAVLHYRERVRGRDDGEVARGFLTDVRGEPSASEVRWMERALAAAVGEPEQASVLADAERRDDGPNATASGGARRVGGAPDGAVPRDAGLDGIGRAGAGSDGDDLEGELTA, via the coding sequence ATGCGGGTGCTGCACACTTCGGATTGGCATGTGGGCCGGACGTTTCACGGCGTCGACCTCCTGGTCGATCAAGCGCGCGCGCTGTCGGCGATCGCGGAGCTGGTCGCCGAGGAATCGGTGGATGTGGTGGTCGTCCCCGGCGACATCTACGACCGTTCCATTCCCAGCGCCGACGCCATCATGGTCTGCACACGTGGCCTCGAGGCCGTCGCCGCGGCGGGCGCGAAGATTGTCGCGACCTCCGGCAACCACGATTCCCCCGCCCGGCTCGGTGCGGGCGCGAGCTTCGCCGCGGCGGGCGGGTTGTATCTGCGGACCAGAGTGGCCGACGCCGATCAGCCGGTGATCCTGTCCGACGAGCACGGTGACGTCGCGTTCTACGGCATCCCCTATCTCGAGCCGGAGGTGGTGCGCGCGGAGCTGGGGGTGCCGCGCGCTCGTTCGCACGCCGAGGTGGTGGACGTGGTGATGGACCGCATCCGCGCCGACCTGGCGAACCGGCCGGGCACCAGGTCGTTGCTGCTGGCGCACGCCTTCGTCGTCGGTGGCGCGGCGACCGGTTCGGAGCGCTCGATCTCGGTGGGCGGAGTGGAGACCGTCGCGCTGTCGGCCTTCGACGGTGTCGACTATGTGGCGCTCGGACACCTGCACTCCCCGCAGACCCTGTCGGAGTCGGTGCGGTACTCGGGATCCCCGCTGCCGTATTCGTTCGGCGAGTCCTCGCACCGCAAAGCGGTCTGGATCGTGGACCTGGACGCATCCGGGCTCACCGAGGTCCGCCGGCGCGACCTTCCCACGGTGCGCGGGCTGTCCCGGCTGACGGGCACGGTCGAGGAATTGCTGTCCGACCCCACCTACGAGGACGTCGGAGACCACTACGTGTCGGCGACCTTGACCGACCGGGCACGGCCGCTGGACGCCATGCGCAGGCTGCGGACGCGCTTCCCGCACGCGGTGCACGTGGAATGGAATCGCCCCGACGCGGAGGCGGTGCTGCACTATCGCGAGCGGGTCCGCGGCCGCGACGACGGCGAGGTGGCCCGCGGTTTCCTGACCGACGTGCGGGGCGAGCCGTCGGCGTCCGAGGTGCGCTGGATGGAGCGGGCGCTGGCGGCCGCGGTCGGCGAGCCGGAGCAGGCGTCGGTGCTCGCCGATGCCGAGCGCCGCGACGATGGGCCGAACGCGACCGCGTCCGGAGGTGCCCGGCGCGTCGGGGGTGCGCCGGACGGTGCTGTGCCGCGCGACGCCGGGCTCGATGGCATCGGTCGAGCGGGCGCCGGTTCGGACGGAGACGATCTGGAAGGGGAACTGACGGCGTGA
- a CDS encoding lipid droplet-associated protein, which translates to MFRPPFLARVAAGAAVYALEETRRLPSAAIKFPITAISQILQTGMHLQQFVTSLALKGDAVFDRLVPATEEQPEWATFDEDLDAGQSNGNDFSGWASRFDLHAGEESSAVNGRTGSGVTAVATGFAELGAEPAPTASDTAPADTGVEAELTTETAAAEPEVTEPEVTEPEVARRYNYADMTLAQLRARLRMLSLDELTTLLDYEQRTLARAPFVTMLTNRIATVQAQ; encoded by the coding sequence ATGTTCCGACCACCGTTCCTGGCCCGGGTCGCAGCCGGCGCCGCCGTCTACGCCCTGGAAGAGACCCGTCGGCTACCCAGTGCCGCGATCAAGTTCCCGATCACGGCGATCAGCCAGATCCTGCAGACCGGCATGCATCTCCAGCAGTTCGTGACCAGCCTCGCCCTCAAGGGTGACGCCGTCTTCGACCGCCTCGTGCCCGCCACGGAGGAGCAGCCCGAATGGGCCACCTTCGACGAGGATCTGGATGCCGGGCAAAGCAACGGCAATGATTTCTCCGGCTGGGCGAGTCGCTTCGATCTGCACGCGGGCGAGGAGTCCTCGGCTGTCAACGGGCGTACCGGCTCCGGTGTGACCGCGGTCGCCACCGGGTTCGCCGAACTCGGGGCCGAGCCCGCGCCCACCGCGTCCGATACGGCGCCCGCCGACACGGGCGTGGAGGCCGAGCTCACCACCGAGACGGCCGCTGCCGAGCCCGAGGTGACCGAGCCCGAGGTGACCGAGCCCGAAGTGGCCCGCCGCTACAACTACGCCGACATGACGCTGGCGCAGTTGCGCGCCCGCCTGCGCATGCTCTCGCTCGACGAACTGACCACGCTGCTCGACTACGAACAGCGGACCCTCGCCCGGGCGCCCTTCGTGACCATGCTCACCAACCGGATCGCCACCGTCCAGGCCCAGTGA